CCACGTAGTAGCAAGTTTAGGCTGAATTCCAGCGACGATCAGCTCTTCAAAATATCTAGCCATCTCAACGCTTTGAGTTAAATTTAGAGCATCACTCTCTTTTACGCCTAGCTCACTCACGTACCTTGCGACCTTTTGCTCGGCAAGCTCTGGAATTTTTATCGCTTCGTTATACATCTCTTCTGGGATCTCAACTGGCAGCAAGTCAGGGTCAGGGAAATACCTATACTCCGCGCTATCCTCTTTGCCACGCATCGATCTTGTCACTAAATTTGTCGTGTCAAACAGCCTTGTCTCTTGATAGACCTCTTCGTCATATTTGCCATCCTCCCACGCTACACTTTGGCGCTCTACCTCGTAGTCGATCGCCTTTTGGATAAATTTAAATGAGTTTAAATTTTTTATCTCAACTCTTGTGTAAAGCTTGGTGTCGCCTTTTGGACGGATAGAGACGTTTGCGTCGCAGCGGAAGCTTCCCTCTTGCATATTTGCGTCGCTGATGTTTAAAAATCGAAGGATCGAGTGCAATTTTTTAAGATAAGCCACCGCCTCGTCGCTACTTCTAAGGTCTGGTTCGCTAACTATCTCAAGAAGCGGCGTGCCAGCTCTGTTTAGATCAACCAGACTCTCGGTTTCTTCATGGATGTTCTTTCCAGCGTCCTCTTCAAGATGCGCTCTAGTTACACCTATGCGTTTTTTAGTGCCATTTACGTCGATTATTAGCTCGCCACCTTCTACGATAGGTATCTCAAACTGAGAAATTTGATATGCCTTTGGAAGGTCTGGATAGAAGTAGTTTTTTCTATTAAAGACTGATTTTTTATTTATCTTAGCATTTATCGCTGTGCCAAAACTGATAGCCTTTTTTACAGCCTCTTTGTTTAGCACAGGTAGTGCTCCAGGAAGTGCTAGGCAAGTTGGGCAAACATGAGTGTTTGCCTCATCACCGAAGCTAGTTGAACAAGAGCAGAAAATTTTAGTTTTTGTATTAAGCTGAGTGTGAACTTCTAAACCAATAACGACTTCAAACATATTTTTACCTTTAAATTTATACAAATTTTTAAGGCGTATTTTAGCGATACTTTCTTTTAAAATATCTAAAAATGAGCGTTTTGACTGGAAAAATAAAGAATGTGATTTAGGAATTTAAAGAATTTTAAAAAGGAAAAAGCCATATAAAAATATGGCTTTAAATTTTAATGCTCGTGCTCACTAATAGCAATGGCACCAGCTAGATAAACGTAAGTTAGCATCATAAAGATAAATGTTTGCAAAACAGCCATAAGCGTTAGAAGCGCAAAAGCTGGAAGCGGAGCAAACCAAGGTGCAAGTGTAAGCATCGCAAGCAAGAATAGATCATCTCCCTTGATATTACCAAAAAGACGAAATGATAGCGAAACTACACGTGAAAGATGCGAGATGACTTCAACTGGAAACATAATAGGAGCTAGAAATTTATTCGGCCCCATAAAGTGTCCAAAGTATTTAAAAAATCCATTTTCTCTAATGCCCTCAAAGTTGTAATAAATAAATACAACTAAAGCCAAAACTAGAGTTAAATTTAGACTTGATGTTGGTGACTCAAATCCAGGAATAATACCTACAACATTTGAAAAAAATACAATAAAACCGATAGTTGCAACAAGTGGAAGATATTTCCTAGCTAGTTTTTCACTGCCTAAAGTATCTCTTCCCATCGATATAACGCCCTCCAAATAAGCTTCAACTATATTTTGAAGACCTCTTGGCACAAGTTGCATCTTACTCCTTGCTATATAAGCAACTATGATAACAATCAAAGCCACAAGCAGAAAGTGAAACGCATAGATAAAGGCGTGGGAGCTATTTAGAAAATTTGAAAATAGAAACAAATCTTTCATTAATTTACCTTGGATTTAGAATTTTGCGTGATTGTAACAAAATTATTGTTAAAACATTTTTAATTTTAAACTCTGAAATAATCGAAAATCAATTTACAAATAGTCACTGCAACTACCACTAGAAACATTGTTCTAATAAATTTAACCTCTTTTTTAATGACAAGATTTGATCCAAAATATGCGCCTAAAATTTGACCAACTGCCATCAAAAGTCCAACAGCCCAAAGCATCTGTCCGCCAGCTATAAAAATGCCAAGAGCAACGATATTGCTAGTAAAATTTAAGAGTTTTGTATGAGCGACGGCCTTTTTTAAATTTAGCCCAATTAATGCCACTATCGCAAATGTCCAAAAAGAGCCTGTTCCTGGACCAAAAAAACCATCATAAAAGCCAAGTATCAGCCCAAAAACTACATAAAATAGCTTTTCATTCATCTTTGCGGCTCTATCATTTTCGCCGACTTTTGGCATAAAAAGCGTGTAGATGAAAATAGCAATCAGCAAAAATGGGATAATTATCTTTAAAAAATTTGTATTTAAAAATAGAATAACCACTGCTCCAATGATAGCTCCAATGAAAGTAAAAACGATACCTACAAAGCACTCTTTATAATTAATTAATCCCCGTTTTGTGAAATTTAGAGTCGCTGTAAAGCTGCCAAAGACACCTTGAAGCTTATTTGTACCAAGCGCAAGATGTGGTGGTACGCCCATCGCCATAATAGCTGGAAGCGTTATAAGGCCGCCTCCACCAGCGATAGAATCGATAAAACCACCTAAAAACGCGGCTACAAAAAAAACAACATAACTAAGTAGATTAAATTCCATTTTTTTACTCTTTTGATAATTGAAATAAAAGCAGATTGTAATTTATTTGTACTT
This window of the Campylobacter concisus genome carries:
- a CDS encoding TSUP family transporter, whose translation is MEFNLLSYVVFFVAAFLGGFIDSIAGGGGLITLPAIMAMGVPPHLALGTNKLQGVFGSFTATLNFTKRGLINYKECFVGIVFTFIGAIIGAVVILFLNTNFLKIIIPFLLIAIFIYTLFMPKVGENDRAAKMNEKLFYVVFGLILGFYDGFFGPGTGSFWTFAIVALIGLNLKKAVAHTKLLNFTSNIVALGIFIAGGQMLWAVGLLMAVGQILGAYFGSNLVIKKEVKFIRTMFLVVVAVTICKLIFDYFRV
- a CDS encoding F0F1 ATP synthase subunit A, with translation MKDLFLFSNFLNSSHAFIYAFHFLLVALIVIIVAYIARSKMQLVPRGLQNIVEAYLEGVISMGRDTLGSEKLARKYLPLVATIGFIVFFSNVVGIIPGFESPTSSLNLTLVLALVVFIYYNFEGIRENGFFKYFGHFMGPNKFLAPIMFPVEVISHLSRVVSLSFRLFGNIKGDDLFLLAMLTLAPWFAPLPAFALLTLMAVLQTFIFMMLTYVYLAGAIAISEHEH
- the gatB gene encoding Asp-tRNA(Asn)/Glu-tRNA(Gln) amidotransferase subunit GatB, which gives rise to MFEVVIGLEVHTQLNTKTKIFCSCSTSFGDEANTHVCPTCLALPGALPVLNKEAVKKAISFGTAINAKINKKSVFNRKNYFYPDLPKAYQISQFEIPIVEGGELIIDVNGTKKRIGVTRAHLEEDAGKNIHEETESLVDLNRAGTPLLEIVSEPDLRSSDEAVAYLKKLHSILRFLNISDANMQEGSFRCDANVSIRPKGDTKLYTRVEIKNLNSFKFIQKAIDYEVERQSVAWEDGKYDEEVYQETRLFDTTNLVTRSMRGKEDSAEYRYFPDPDLLPVEIPEEMYNEAIKIPELAEQKVARYVSELGVKESDALNLTQSVEMARYFEELIVAGIQPKLATTWLIVELLGRLNNGVTIETSPVNSAKMINLLKRIEDGTISGKAAKEVLDYLMENDADVDSVIEKLGLKQVSDDSAIIAIIDQILAANADKVEEYKNGKDKMFGFFVGQVMKEGKGAFNPGKVNELLKAKIG